The following coding sequences lie in one Arachis ipaensis cultivar K30076 chromosome B05, Araip1.1, whole genome shotgun sequence genomic window:
- the LOC107644385 gene encoding rop guanine nucleotide exchange factor 9: MVRHFGHSHSMQKSKSFHFRRMFDIPKSHIHGLFDRDNDEDDENNKIYSRSYESRNTFEVKPIGRVLNNDQATSSGVQIPKIPPRPPTEADMIKDRFGKLLLGEDMSGAGNGVSSALALSNAITNLAASVFGEISKLKPMSPDKKARWRKEIEWLLSVTDHIVEFAPSQQLAKNGTTMEIMTTRQRADLVVNIPALRKLDAMLIDTLDNFRDHNEFWYVDKSDEKGDDKTSNQRKNDKWWLPTVKVPPTGLSDLALKWIQCQKDSVNQVLKAAMAINAQVLAEMAIPDNYMESLPKNGRESLGESAYKIITEDFFDPGQFLQTMDMSTEHKVLDLKNRIEASIVIWKRKMNNKDSSKWSSAVSMGKRELFEERAETVLLLIKQNYPGLPQSQLDICKIQYNKDVGHAILESYSRVIESLAHTVMSRIEDVLYADSLTRNPSLAVSKNRRFSPVSSSASGERSPNAEEEEAGTSQHSDETPTASMTLSDFMGWSASKEGSDHVKTTGDLDESLATTPKRAYYVDKLESLTSMKSPIGRD; encoded by the exons ATGGTTCGCCATTTCGGTCATTCACACAGCATGCAGAAGTCAAAATCTTTTCATTTCAGGAGGATGTTTGATATCCCAAAGAGCCATATTCATGGCTTATTCGATAGGGATAACGACGAAGATGATGAAAACAATAAGATTTACTCGAGAAGCTACGAGTCAAGAAATACATTCGAAGTTAAGCCAATTGGACGTGTCCTCAATAATGATCAAGCAACAAGTTCAGGTGTTCAAATACCAAAGATTCCTCCCAGGCCCCCAACTG AAGCTGACATGATCAAGGATAGGTTTGGTAAGTTACTTTTAGGAGAAGACATGTCAGGTGCAGGAAATGGTGTTTCTTCAGCATTGGCTTTGTCAAATGCCATAACAAATCTAGCTG CATCTGTTTTCGGAGAAATATCGAAGCTGAAGCCAATGTCTCCAGATAAGAAGGCCAGGTGGCGAAAAGAAATCGAGTGGCTTCTATCGGTGACTGATCACATTGTTGAATTTGCTCCATCACAGCAGTTAGCTAAAAATGGAACAACCATGGAG ATCATGACGACACGACAAAGAGCAGATTTGGTCGTGAACATCCCTGCCTTGCGCAAACTTGATGCAATGCTCATT GATACCTTGGATAACTTTAGAGATCACAATGAATTCTGGTATGTTGATAAAAGCGACGAGAAGGGCGACGATAAAACCAGCAATCAAAGGAAGAATGACAAGTGGTGGCTGCCAACAGTTAAGGTTCCACCAACAGGTTTGTCAGATCTAGCTTTGAAATGGATACAGTGTCAAAAGGACTCTGTTAACCAGGTTCTCAAGGCAGCCATGGCAATAAACGCGCAAGTGCTAGCAGAGATGGCAATCCCTGATAACTATATGGAATCTCTCCCCAAG AATGGCAGAGAAAGCCTTGGTGAATCAGCATACAAGATCATTACTGAGGATTTCTTTGATCCTGGTCAATTCCTCCAAACAATGGACATGTCAACAGAACATAAGGTGCTTGACCTGAAGAATAGGATTGAAGCTTCTATAGTTATATGGAAAAGGAAGATGAACAACAAGGATAGTAGCAAATGGAGTTCAGCAGTGAGCATGGGGAAAAGGGAACTCTTTGAGGAGAGAGCGGAGACGGTATTGCTGCTAATCAAGCAGAACTACCCAGGACTTCCACAATCTCAACTTGATATTTGCAAAATCCAATATAACAAG GATGTGGGACACGCCATTCTAGAAAGCTACTCAAGAGTAATAGAAAGCCTAGCTCACACAGTTATGTCAAGGATTGAGGATGTCTTATATGCTGATTCATTGACACGTAATCCGTCATTGGCAGTGAGTAAAAACAGGAGGTTCTCACCTGTTTCTTCGTCTGCAAGTGGGGAGAGATCCCCAaatgctgaggaagaagaggcaGGAACCTCACAACATTCTGACGAGACACCAACGGCATCAATGACTCTCTCAGACTTCATGGGTTGGAGTGCATCCAAGGAAGGGAGTGATCATGTAAAGACTACAGGAGACTTAGATGAAAGCTTAGCAACAACACCAAAGAGAGCATACTATGTGGATAAGCTTGAAAGCTTGACTTCGATGAAAAGTCCTATAGGCCGAGATTGA
- the LOC107644388 gene encoding probable protein ABIL5 isoform X4 has product MELSFKSFSLEKQDEAEAEAEEGMGFYKSLQELRELRSQLHHAADFCETTFLKGTSKKDVVENTKEYICRAVVTVVDHLGNVSANLDALISQTNAFSDAELRIQCLKQRLLSCEQYADKLALTKMQWRENLPRFHSRYLSTPITLERSSSEKSRRPESEVSSKLEDKHVLETHEDLPLFMYTQKPLSSKNMKSTTTTVSDHKNLAIAAVVPVRDGLSVLTKVSNPTFHFQGTPKIGRHRRSLHGSDILWLLRRTKRTL; this is encoded by the exons ATGGAGCTGAGTTTCAAGTCCTTTTCTCTTGAGAAACAAGATGAGGCTGAGGCTGAGGCAGAAGAAGGCATGGGATTTTACAAGTCTCTTCAG GAGTTAAGAGAACTAAGGTCTCAGCTTCACCATGCTGCAGATTTCTGTGAAACAACATTCTTGAAAGGCACATCAAAGAAAGA TGTTGTGGAGAACACAAAAGAATACATATGCAGGGCAGTGGTCACTGTAGTTGATCATCTTGGAAATGTTTCTGCCAATCTTGATGCCCTTATATCTCAAACAAATGCATTTTCTGATGCTGAGTTAAGAATCCAATGCCTCAAACAG AGACTTCTCTCATGTGAACAATATGCTGATAAGCTTGCCCTCACCAAGATGCAATGGAGGGAGAACTTGCCAAGATTCCATTCAAGATATTTATCGACAC CAATCACTCTTGAGAGATCAAGCAGTGAAAAATCAAG AAGACCTGAAAGTGAAGTTTCTTCAAAACTGGAAGATAAACATGTACTGGAGACACATGAAGATTTACCTCTTTTTATGTACACTCAGAAACCACTTTCATCAAAGAATATGAAGTCAACCACTACTACAGTTAGTGACCATAAAAATTTGGCCATAG CTGCAGTAGTACCTGTTCGCGATGGTTTATCAGTATTAACCAAAGTTTCAAATCCCACATTTCATTTCCAA GGTACCCCGAAGATTGGACGTCATAGAAGATCGTTGCATGGCAGTGACATCTTATGGCTTCTACGGCGTACTAAACGAACCCTTTGA
- the LOC107644388 gene encoding probable protein ABIL5 isoform X3, translating into MRSHSENRLVDKELVHTSTDISNKSMELSFKSFSLEKQDEAEAEAEEGMGFYKSLQELRELRSQLHHAADFCETTFLKGTSKKDVVENTKEYICRAVVTVVDHLGNVSANLDALISQTNAFSDAELRIQCLKQRLLSCEQYADKLALTKMQWRENLPRFHSRYLSTPITLERSSSEKSRRPESEVSSKLEDKHVLETHEDLPLFMYTQKPLSSKNMKSTTTTVSDHKNLAIVVPVRDGLSVLTKVSNPTFHFQGTPKIGRHRRSLHGSDILWLLRRTKRTL; encoded by the exons ATGAG GTCTCATTCAGAAAACAGACTTGTAGATAAGGAACTTGTTCACACTTCAACTGATATCAGTAACAAGAGCATGGAGCTGAGTTTCAAGTCCTTTTCTCTTGAGAAACAAGATGAGGCTGAGGCTGAGGCAGAAGAAGGCATGGGATTTTACAAGTCTCTTCAG GAGTTAAGAGAACTAAGGTCTCAGCTTCACCATGCTGCAGATTTCTGTGAAACAACATTCTTGAAAGGCACATCAAAGAAAGA TGTTGTGGAGAACACAAAAGAATACATATGCAGGGCAGTGGTCACTGTAGTTGATCATCTTGGAAATGTTTCTGCCAATCTTGATGCCCTTATATCTCAAACAAATGCATTTTCTGATGCTGAGTTAAGAATCCAATGCCTCAAACAG AGACTTCTCTCATGTGAACAATATGCTGATAAGCTTGCCCTCACCAAGATGCAATGGAGGGAGAACTTGCCAAGATTCCATTCAAGATATTTATCGACAC CAATCACTCTTGAGAGATCAAGCAGTGAAAAATCAAG AAGACCTGAAAGTGAAGTTTCTTCAAAACTGGAAGATAAACATGTACTGGAGACACATGAAGATTTACCTCTTTTTATGTACACTCAGAAACCACTTTCATCAAAGAATATGAAGTCAACCACTACTACAGTTAGTGACCATAAAAATTTGGCCATAG TAGTACCTGTTCGCGATGGTTTATCAGTATTAACCAAAGTTTCAAATCCCACATTTCATTTCCAA GGTACCCCGAAGATTGGACGTCATAGAAGATCGTTGCATGGCAGTGACATCTTATGGCTTCTACGGCGTACTAAACGAACCCTTTGA
- the LOC107644388 gene encoding probable protein ABIL5 isoform X2, with the protein MRSHSENRLVDKELVHTSTDISNKSMELSFKSFSLEKQDEAEAEAEEGMGFYKSLQELRELRSQLHHAADFCETTFLKGTSKKDVVENTKEYICRAVVTVVDHLGNVSANLDALISQTNAFSDAELRIQCLKQRLLSCEQYADKLALTKMQWRENLPRFHSRYLSTPITLERSSSEKSRPESEVSSKLEDKHVLETHEDLPLFMYTQKPLSSKNMKSTTTTVSDHKNLAIAAVVPVRDGLSVLTKVSNPTFHFQGTPKIGRHRRSLHGSDILWLLRRTKRTL; encoded by the exons ATGAG GTCTCATTCAGAAAACAGACTTGTAGATAAGGAACTTGTTCACACTTCAACTGATATCAGTAACAAGAGCATGGAGCTGAGTTTCAAGTCCTTTTCTCTTGAGAAACAAGATGAGGCTGAGGCTGAGGCAGAAGAAGGCATGGGATTTTACAAGTCTCTTCAG GAGTTAAGAGAACTAAGGTCTCAGCTTCACCATGCTGCAGATTTCTGTGAAACAACATTCTTGAAAGGCACATCAAAGAAAGA TGTTGTGGAGAACACAAAAGAATACATATGCAGGGCAGTGGTCACTGTAGTTGATCATCTTGGAAATGTTTCTGCCAATCTTGATGCCCTTATATCTCAAACAAATGCATTTTCTGATGCTGAGTTAAGAATCCAATGCCTCAAACAG AGACTTCTCTCATGTGAACAATATGCTGATAAGCTTGCCCTCACCAAGATGCAATGGAGGGAGAACTTGCCAAGATTCCATTCAAGATATTTATCGACAC CAATCACTCTTGAGAGATCAAGCAGTGAAAAATCAAG ACCTGAAAGTGAAGTTTCTTCAAAACTGGAAGATAAACATGTACTGGAGACACATGAAGATTTACCTCTTTTTATGTACACTCAGAAACCACTTTCATCAAAGAATATGAAGTCAACCACTACTACAGTTAGTGACCATAAAAATTTGGCCATAG CTGCAGTAGTACCTGTTCGCGATGGTTTATCAGTATTAACCAAAGTTTCAAATCCCACATTTCATTTCCAA GGTACCCCGAAGATTGGACGTCATAGAAGATCGTTGCATGGCAGTGACATCTTATGGCTTCTACGGCGTACTAAACGAACCCTTTGA
- the LOC107644388 gene encoding probable protein ABIL5 isoform X1 encodes MRSHSENRLVDKELVHTSTDISNKSMELSFKSFSLEKQDEAEAEAEEGMGFYKSLQELRELRSQLHHAADFCETTFLKGTSKKDVVENTKEYICRAVVTVVDHLGNVSANLDALISQTNAFSDAELRIQCLKQRLLSCEQYADKLALTKMQWRENLPRFHSRYLSTPITLERSSSEKSRRPESEVSSKLEDKHVLETHEDLPLFMYTQKPLSSKNMKSTTTTVSDHKNLAIAAVVPVRDGLSVLTKVSNPTFHFQGTPKIGRHRRSLHGSDILWLLRRTKRTL; translated from the exons ATGAG GTCTCATTCAGAAAACAGACTTGTAGATAAGGAACTTGTTCACACTTCAACTGATATCAGTAACAAGAGCATGGAGCTGAGTTTCAAGTCCTTTTCTCTTGAGAAACAAGATGAGGCTGAGGCTGAGGCAGAAGAAGGCATGGGATTTTACAAGTCTCTTCAG GAGTTAAGAGAACTAAGGTCTCAGCTTCACCATGCTGCAGATTTCTGTGAAACAACATTCTTGAAAGGCACATCAAAGAAAGA TGTTGTGGAGAACACAAAAGAATACATATGCAGGGCAGTGGTCACTGTAGTTGATCATCTTGGAAATGTTTCTGCCAATCTTGATGCCCTTATATCTCAAACAAATGCATTTTCTGATGCTGAGTTAAGAATCCAATGCCTCAAACAG AGACTTCTCTCATGTGAACAATATGCTGATAAGCTTGCCCTCACCAAGATGCAATGGAGGGAGAACTTGCCAAGATTCCATTCAAGATATTTATCGACAC CAATCACTCTTGAGAGATCAAGCAGTGAAAAATCAAG AAGACCTGAAAGTGAAGTTTCTTCAAAACTGGAAGATAAACATGTACTGGAGACACATGAAGATTTACCTCTTTTTATGTACACTCAGAAACCACTTTCATCAAAGAATATGAAGTCAACCACTACTACAGTTAGTGACCATAAAAATTTGGCCATAG CTGCAGTAGTACCTGTTCGCGATGGTTTATCAGTATTAACCAAAGTTTCAAATCCCACATTTCATTTCCAA GGTACCCCGAAGATTGGACGTCATAGAAGATCGTTGCATGGCAGTGACATCTTATGGCTTCTACGGCGTACTAAACGAACCCTTTGA
- the LOC107642129 gene encoding uncharacterized protein LOC107642129, translating into MATTSKVLCRLSCRLKLLSHAKLPKLPSSSSSLSPSAPRITRTTSRLPVELSSIGSMMPLHNAVASARLVSSLCIESQTWCLVPQGISMPL; encoded by the exons ATGGCAACAACCTCAAAGGTATTGTGCAGGTTGTCATGTCGACTGAAGCTTCTCTCTCATGCTAAGCTCCCCAAGTTACCATCATCTTCCTCTTCACTTTCTCCCTCTGCACCACGCATTACTCGCACCACTTCGCG GTTACCGGTGGAGTTGAGTAGCATTGGATCGATGATGCCTTTGCATAATGCGGTAGCTTCAGCTCGATTAGTATCAAGTTTGTGCATTGAATCTCAGACTTGGTGTTTAGTTCCTCAAG GTATTTCCATGCCTTTATGA